A genomic window from Micromonospora ferruginea includes:
- a CDS encoding DMT family transporter — protein sequence MSTAPHRPPLDAPTLGALALAVAAVSSSAPLIAFAAAPALAVAFWRNLLSAAVLGPVAVTRRRAELRALTVGAGRREGLFCVLSGVALAAHFATWMPSAKLTSVAAATALGATQPVWQGLIARWQGRRLPAVTWAGIAVAVLGAALATGADVAVSGRAFAGDLLAVAGGMFAAVYTAFGERARASISTTTYTTVCYGVCAAILLVVCLLGGVRLHGWDGGTWLAIVGLVVGAQLLGHSMFNYALHRVSATTVSVLILLEAPGAALIGWAWLGQLPRPLALPGLALLLAGVAVVVLGGARAGRRAAPAAVPADAAPPPD from the coding sequence GTGTCCACCGCTCCACACCGCCCGCCGCTCGACGCGCCGACCCTCGGCGCGCTCGCGCTGGCCGTCGCCGCCGTCTCGTCCTCCGCCCCGCTGATCGCGTTCGCCGCCGCACCGGCGCTGGCCGTCGCGTTCTGGCGCAACCTACTGTCGGCGGCGGTGCTCGGCCCGGTCGCGGTCACCCGTCGGCGGGCCGAACTCCGCGCGCTCACCGTCGGGGCCGGCCGCCGGGAGGGGCTGTTCTGCGTACTCTCCGGTGTGGCGCTGGCCGCCCACTTCGCCACCTGGATGCCGAGCGCGAAGCTCACCTCGGTCGCGGCCGCGACCGCACTGGGGGCGACGCAGCCGGTGTGGCAGGGGCTGATCGCCCGCTGGCAGGGGCGGCGGCTGCCGGCGGTGACCTGGGCCGGCATCGCGGTGGCGGTGCTCGGCGCGGCGCTCGCCACCGGCGCCGACGTCGCCGTCTCCGGCCGCGCGTTCGCCGGTGACCTGCTGGCCGTGGCCGGTGGCATGTTCGCGGCCGTCTACACCGCCTTCGGCGAGCGCGCCCGGGCGAGCATCAGCACCACCACCTACACCACCGTCTGCTACGGGGTCTGCGCGGCGATCCTGCTCGTCGTCTGCCTGCTCGGCGGCGTGCGCCTGCACGGCTGGGACGGCGGGACCTGGCTGGCCATCGTGGGCCTGGTGGTCGGCGCCCAACTGCTCGGCCACTCGATGTTCAACTACGCCCTGCACCGGGTCTCCGCGACCACGGTCAGCGTGCTGATCCTGCTGGAGGCGCCCGGCGCGGCCCTGATCGGCTGGGCCTGGCTGGGCCAACTGCCCCGGCCGCTGGCCCTGCCCGGGCTGGCGCTGTTGCTGGCCGGCGTCGCCGTGGTCGTGCTCGGCGGCGCCCGGGCCGGACGGCGCGCCGCACCCGCCGCCGTACCCGCCGACGCCGCCCCGCCGCCCGACTGA
- a CDS encoding PhzF family phenazine biosynthesis protein, translating into MSTLAYEIVDVFTDRPFAGNPLAVVFGAEGLATEQMQALALEFNLSETVFVLAPTQAGATYRARIFTPTDELPFAGHPSVGAAVTAGRRGVFGVGRVTQECGAGVLPIEVTETGATLTGGTPTLGPELDPEPLLEIAGLTAADHAGPPPRVAGCGLEFPYLPVRPDAVPRARLNTAAAERYGVEHVSLFSWDPESQTAHARVFVPGIGVPEDPATGSAALGLGVWLVASGLLPGEGRTPYSVRQGIEINRPSSLACTVTASGGTAVGATVSGQVMPVARGEITVPPFIG; encoded by the coding sequence ATGTCGACCTTGGCCTACGAGATCGTGGACGTCTTCACCGACCGCCCGTTCGCCGGCAACCCGTTGGCCGTGGTGTTCGGCGCGGAAGGTCTGGCCACCGAGCAGATGCAGGCGCTCGCGCTGGAGTTCAACCTGTCCGAGACGGTCTTCGTGCTGGCGCCCACGCAGGCCGGCGCGACCTACCGGGCCCGGATCTTCACCCCGACCGACGAGCTGCCGTTCGCCGGCCACCCGAGCGTGGGCGCCGCGGTGACCGCCGGCCGGCGTGGCGTCTTCGGTGTGGGCAGGGTCACCCAGGAGTGCGGCGCCGGCGTGCTGCCGATCGAGGTGACCGAGACCGGGGCGACGCTGACCGGGGGCACGCCGACGCTCGGCCCGGAACTCGACCCGGAGCCGCTGCTGGAGATCGCCGGTCTCACCGCCGCCGACCACGCCGGCCCGCCGCCGCGGGTCGCCGGCTGCGGGCTGGAGTTCCCCTACCTTCCGGTACGCCCCGACGCCGTGCCCCGGGCACGGTTGAACACGGCGGCGGCGGAGCGGTACGGCGTCGAGCACGTCAGCCTCTTCTCCTGGGATCCCGAGTCGCAAACCGCGCACGCCCGCGTCTTCGTGCCCGGCATCGGTGTCCCGGAGGACCCGGCCACCGGTTCGGCCGCCCTGGGCCTGGGCGTCTGGTTGGTGGCCAGCGGCCTGCTGCCGGGCGAGGGCCGCACGCCGTACTCGGTGCGCCAGGGCATCGAGATCAACCGGCCGTCGTCGCTGGCCTGCACCGTGACCGCCTCGGGCGGGACGGCGGTCGGCGCGACCGTGTCCGGCCAGGTGATGCCGGTGGCGCGCGGCGAGATCACCGTCCCACCCTTCATCGGCTGA
- a CDS encoding magnesium transporter MgtE N-terminal domain-containing protein, translated as MSTPNRVYIARLAGVAVFDPNGDQVGRVRDAVARMRPTQRPPEIVGLVAEMPMRRRIFLSINRITSIDPDAVVLGSGTLNLRRFEKRPNELLVLQELLDRRVQLDTGQAGSVVDVAMECSRGGEWALTRVAVREQTGRLSRRGHLHQVEWDRVRGLGVVGDNRGTANLLAVLEDMRPADLANALQDLPDARRNEVAAALDDERLADVLSELPERDQVEILAGLDRERAADVLEEMDPDDAADLLNELPPPEQDVLLDLMEPDEADPVRQLLRYASGTAGSVMTSEPVILPPDATVAEALARIREVQLSPAVAAQVFVARAPLTTPTGRYLGMVHFQRLLREPPADLLGGIVVNDIDPLRTSTSLTEITRRMATYDMVGMPVVDRNNRLVGAVTVDDVLDQSLPRDWRDRDAAPTPSATDDGTGDDD; from the coding sequence GTGAGTACGCCGAACCGGGTCTACATCGCTCGACTCGCCGGAGTCGCCGTCTTCGACCCGAACGGCGACCAGGTGGGGCGCGTCCGGGACGCGGTCGCCCGGATGCGGCCGACCCAGCGTCCGCCGGAGATCGTGGGGCTGGTCGCCGAGATGCCGATGCGGCGACGCATCTTCCTCTCCATCAACCGGATCACCTCGATCGACCCGGACGCCGTGGTGCTCGGCAGCGGCACCCTCAACCTGCGCCGCTTCGAGAAGCGCCCGAACGAGCTGCTGGTGCTCCAGGAACTGCTCGACCGGCGGGTGCAGCTCGACACCGGGCAGGCCGGCTCGGTGGTGGACGTGGCCATGGAGTGCAGCCGCGGCGGCGAGTGGGCACTGACCCGGGTCGCCGTGCGTGAGCAGACCGGCCGGCTCAGCCGCCGCGGCCACCTGCACCAGGTGGAGTGGGACCGGGTCCGCGGCCTCGGCGTGGTGGGCGACAACCGGGGTACGGCGAACCTGCTCGCAGTGCTGGAGGACATGCGCCCGGCCGACCTGGCCAACGCCCTCCAGGACCTGCCCGACGCCCGGCGCAACGAGGTGGCCGCCGCCCTGGACGACGAGCGCCTGGCCGACGTGCTGAGCGAGCTGCCCGAGCGCGACCAGGTGGAGATCCTGGCCGGGCTGGACCGGGAACGCGCCGCCGACGTGCTGGAGGAGATGGACCCGGACGACGCCGCCGACCTGCTCAACGAGCTGCCCCCGCCGGAGCAGGACGTGCTGCTCGACCTGATGGAGCCGGACGAGGCGGACCCGGTGCGCCAGCTACTGCGCTACGCCTCCGGCACCGCCGGCAGCGTGATGACCTCGGAGCCGGTGATCCTGCCGCCGGACGCCACCGTCGCCGAGGCGCTGGCCCGGATCCGTGAGGTGCAGCTCTCCCCCGCCGTGGCCGCGCAGGTCTTCGTGGCCCGCGCTCCGTTGACCACGCCGACCGGGCGCTACCTCGGTATGGTGCACTTCCAGCGGTTGCTCCGCGAACCCCCGGCCGACCTGCTCGGCGGGATCGTGGTCAACGACATCGACCCGCTCCGCACCTCGACCTCGCTGACCGAGATCACCCGTCGGATGGCCACCTACGACATGGTGGGCATGCCGGTGGTGGACCGGAACAACCGGCTGGTCGGCGCGGTGACCGTGGACGACGTGCTGGACCAATCCCTGCCGCGCGACTGGCGGGACCGGGACGCGGCACCGACCCCGTCCGCCACCGACGACGGGACCGGGGACGATGACTGA
- a CDS encoding DUF1003 domain-containing protein: MTEQRRGERLDQPRAPRGLHLPRIDADSFGRWAEGIARGMGTANFLVYMTLILAAWFLWNTLAPAHLRFDPYTFTFLTLVLSLQASYAAPLILLAQNRQADRDRVSLDEDRRRATMQKADTEYLAREIAALRIAMGDVATRDFLRSELTRLAEELDEAAERRRKLARRQQERVPRRPAGEPLDEPRDDFDGDYAHDGRQESPT, encoded by the coding sequence ATGACTGAGCAGCGACGCGGCGAGCGGCTGGACCAGCCGCGCGCCCCCCGGGGCCTGCACCTGCCCCGGATCGACGCGGACTCGTTCGGCCGCTGGGCCGAGGGCATCGCCCGGGGCATGGGCACGGCGAACTTCCTCGTCTACATGACGCTGATCCTCGCCGCCTGGTTCCTCTGGAACACGCTCGCCCCGGCGCACCTGCGCTTCGACCCGTACACGTTCACGTTCCTGACCCTGGTGCTCTCCCTGCAGGCCTCCTACGCGGCCCCGCTGATCCTGCTCGCGCAGAACCGCCAGGCGGACCGGGACCGGGTCTCGCTGGACGAGGACCGGCGGCGGGCCACCATGCAGAAGGCCGACACGGAGTACCTGGCCCGGGAGATCGCCGCCCTGCGGATCGCGATGGGCGACGTGGCGACCCGTGACTTCCTCCGCTCCGAGCTGACCCGGCTGGCCGAGGAACTGGACGAGGCGGCCGAGCGGCGGCGCAAGCTGGCACGGCGGCAGCAGGAACGGGTGCCCCGGCGGCCGGCCGGCGAACCGCTGGACGAGCCTCGTGACGACTTCGACGGTGATTACGCCCACGACGGCCGGCAGGAGAGCCCGACGTAA
- a CDS encoding P-loop NTPase: MSAPVSTVSDAIQAALATVNDPEIRRPITELGMVRSAERDDDGVVRVELLLTVAGCPLKDKLRTDITAAVGAVPGVSGVEIIFGVMSAEQRQELQSKLRGGGTAEPVIPFAQPGSRTRVYAVASGKGGVGKSSVTVNLAAALAARGLSVGVVDADIYGHSVPRMLGADGAPTRVEDMIMPPQAHGVKVISIGMFTPGNSAVVWRGPMLHRALQQFLADVYWGDLDVLLLDLPPGTGDIAISVAQLLPNAEILVVTTPQAAAAEVAERAGAISLQTHQRVVGVIENMSWLELPDGTRMEVFGAGGGAAVAESLTRTIGAQVPLLGQIPMDTRVREGGDAGRPIVLAQPDAPAAKAMFEVADRLAVRRESLLGKPLGLKPAGR; the protein is encoded by the coding sequence ATGTCAGCACCCGTCAGCACCGTCTCCGACGCGATCCAGGCCGCGTTGGCCACCGTCAACGACCCGGAGATCCGCCGGCCGATCACCGAACTCGGCATGGTCCGCTCCGCCGAGCGGGACGACGACGGCGTGGTCCGGGTGGAGCTGCTGCTCACCGTGGCCGGCTGCCCGCTGAAGGACAAGCTGCGGACCGACATCACCGCCGCCGTCGGCGCGGTGCCCGGGGTGAGCGGTGTCGAGATCATCTTCGGCGTGATGAGCGCGGAGCAGCGCCAGGAGCTGCAGTCGAAGCTGCGTGGCGGCGGCACCGCCGAGCCGGTGATCCCGTTCGCCCAGCCCGGCTCCCGGACCCGGGTCTACGCGGTCGCCAGCGGCAAGGGCGGCGTCGGCAAGTCCAGCGTCACGGTCAACCTGGCCGCCGCGCTGGCCGCCCGCGGCCTGTCGGTGGGCGTGGTGGACGCCGACATCTACGGCCACTCGGTGCCCCGCATGCTCGGCGCGGACGGTGCGCCGACCCGCGTCGAAGACATGATCATGCCGCCGCAGGCGCACGGCGTGAAGGTCATCTCGATCGGCATGTTCACCCCCGGCAACTCGGCCGTCGTCTGGCGCGGCCCGATGCTGCACCGGGCGCTGCAGCAGTTCCTCGCCGACGTTTACTGGGGCGACCTGGACGTCCTCCTGCTCGACCTGCCGCCGGGCACCGGCGACATCGCGATCTCGGTGGCCCAGCTCCTGCCGAACGCGGAGATCCTGGTCGTCACCACCCCGCAGGCGGCCGCCGCCGAGGTGGCCGAGCGGGCCGGCGCCATCTCGCTGCAGACCCACCAGCGGGTGGTCGGCGTGATCGAGAACATGTCCTGGCTGGAGCTGCCGGACGGCACCCGGATGGAGGTCTTCGGGGCCGGCGGCGGCGCGGCGGTGGCCGAGTCGCTGACCCGGACCATCGGCGCGCAGGTGCCGCTGCTGGGGCAGATCCCGATGGACACCCGGGTCCGCGAGGGCGGCGACGCGGGCCGACCGATCGTGCTGGCCCAGCCGGACGCGCCGGCCGCCAAGGCCATGTTCGAGGTGGCCGACCGGCTCGCGGTGCGCCGCGAGTCCCTGCTCGGCAAGCCGCTCGGCCTCAAGCCCGCGGGCCGCTGA
- a CDS encoding preprotein translocase subunit TatB — MFENLNWWEIGVLLLLALLIFGDRLPNVINDGLRMVRNLRNMARNATGDLSRELGTDIQLEDLHPKAFIRKHLLSEDDEQAIRKPLQSMYDNLRSDVTGVHDELKDVAKAADLRNGSARPAVATPAAPTPPAPRPSYDDAT, encoded by the coding sequence GTGTTCGAGAACCTGAACTGGTGGGAGATCGGCGTCCTGCTGCTCCTGGCACTGTTGATCTTCGGGGACCGGCTGCCCAACGTGATCAACGACGGCCTCCGGATGGTCCGCAACCTGCGGAACATGGCGCGGAACGCCACCGGCGACCTGAGCCGCGAGCTGGGCACCGACATCCAGCTGGAGGACCTGCACCCCAAGGCGTTCATCCGCAAGCACCTGCTCAGCGAGGACGACGAGCAGGCGATCCGGAAGCCGCTGCAGAGCATGTACGACAACCTGCGCTCGGACGTCACCGGCGTGCACGACGAGCTGAAGGACGTGGCCAAGGCGGCCGACCTGCGCAACGGCTCCGCCCGCCCGGCGGTGGCGACTCCCGCCGCCCCCACCCCGCCGGCGCCCCGCCCCTCCTACGACGACGCCACCTGA
- a CDS encoding S1C family serine protease, with protein MTDGWDWRRPGGAGAPAGGPAPGQPQPGAGGSTTSPWWTDALADPWRDPYAPAAVVVPAAAPDASGEPEPVTDPDRPTRPGLRQVVLISLITALLAGSLGSALTYAVLRGGDVPTLGAQAGQAPALAQRKPESLAGVAERVLPSVVTIRVASLGGTSEGSGFVVSAEGHIVTNDHVVADGPGKATVLFNDGSTAAGTVVGQDPESDIAVIKVSRSGLTPVQFGDSDALAVGDPVLAMGSPLSLTNTVTAGIVSALDRTMQAGEPGGPTRYYAAIQTDAAVNHGNSGGPLVDGGGRVVGVNSTIKSLVADGQEAGNIGLAFAIPINQAKRVTEEIIGTGRARRTVIGASVGGTGATGGGVRLNAVEPAGPAATAGMRTGDVVLRLDGHPMTDPTDLVALVRKYAPGSVVTVEYRRGAARQNTSVTLAADAK; from the coding sequence GTGACCGACGGCTGGGACTGGCGCCGGCCCGGCGGAGCCGGGGCACCGGCGGGAGGGCCGGCCCCCGGGCAGCCGCAACCGGGTGCCGGGGGCTCGACGACGTCGCCCTGGTGGACCGACGCGCTCGCCGATCCGTGGCGGGACCCGTACGCGCCGGCGGCCGTGGTGGTCCCGGCCGCCGCCCCCGACGCGTCGGGCGAGCCGGAGCCGGTCACCGACCCGGACCGGCCGACCCGGCCGGGGCTGCGTCAGGTGGTGCTCATCTCACTGATCACCGCGCTGCTGGCCGGCTCGCTCGGCAGCGCCCTGACCTACGCCGTGCTGCGCGGCGGGGACGTGCCGACGCTCGGCGCGCAGGCCGGGCAGGCCCCGGCGCTGGCCCAGCGCAAGCCCGAGTCGCTGGCCGGGGTCGCCGAGCGGGTGCTGCCCAGCGTGGTCACCATCCGGGTGGCCAGCCTCGGCGGCACCAGCGAGGGCTCCGGCTTCGTGGTGAGCGCCGAGGGGCACATCGTCACCAACGACCACGTCGTCGCGGACGGCCCGGGCAAGGCCACGGTCCTGTTCAACGACGGCAGCACCGCGGCCGGCACGGTGGTCGGGCAGGACCCGGAGTCGGACATCGCGGTGATCAAGGTGAGCCGCAGCGGGCTGACCCCGGTGCAGTTCGGCGACTCGGACGCGCTCGCGGTCGGTGACCCGGTGCTGGCCATGGGTTCGCCGCTGTCGCTGACCAACACGGTCACCGCCGGCATCGTCAGCGCGCTGGACCGCACCATGCAGGCGGGGGAGCCGGGCGGCCCGACCCGCTACTACGCGGCGATCCAGACCGACGCCGCGGTCAACCACGGCAACTCCGGCGGCCCGCTGGTGGACGGGGGCGGCCGGGTGGTCGGCGTGAACTCGACCATCAAGTCGCTGGTGGCCGACGGGCAGGAGGCGGGCAACATCGGGCTCGCCTTCGCCATCCCGATCAACCAGGCGAAGCGGGTCACCGAGGAGATCATCGGCACCGGCAGGGCCCGGCGTACCGTGATCGGCGCCTCGGTGGGCGGCACCGGCGCGACCGGCGGCGGGGTCCGCCTCAACGCGGTCGAGCCGGCCGGCCCGGCGGCGACCGCCGGGATGCGCACCGGGGACGTGGTGCTCCGGCTGGACGGCCATCCGATGACCGACCCGACCGATCTGGTGGCGCTGGTGCGCAAGTACGCGCCGGGTTCGGTGGTGACGGTGGAGTACCGGCGCGGGGCGGCGCGGCAGAACACCTCGGTGACGCTCGCCGCGGACGCGAAGTGA
- a CDS encoding O-methyltransferase — protein sequence MVAGHGSSTAQALQFAESYVTEDIVLRTARALAHEVGVEAVTPGAGAALRLLAAAGNARAVVEIGTGTGVSGVWLMRGMRPDGVLTTIDVEVEYQRLARRLFQEAGFPSGRTRIITGRALDVLPRLADGVYDLVFADAAATGFAAYVDAALRLLRPGGVLALNGALAAGRIGDPAARDVETVTVRETIKAIRESEHWVPALLPVGHGLLAAVKS from the coding sequence ATGGTCGCCGGTCACGGCAGTTCGACGGCCCAGGCGCTGCAGTTCGCCGAGTCGTACGTCACCGAGGACATCGTGCTGCGCACGGCCCGCGCGCTCGCCCACGAGGTGGGCGTGGAGGCGGTGACGCCGGGCGCCGGCGCCGCGCTGCGGCTGCTCGCCGCCGCCGGCAACGCCCGGGCGGTGGTGGAGATCGGCACCGGCACCGGGGTCAGCGGCGTCTGGCTGATGCGCGGCATGCGTCCCGACGGCGTGCTCACCACGATCGACGTGGAGGTCGAATACCAGCGCCTGGCCCGGCGGCTGTTCCAGGAGGCGGGCTTCCCGTCGGGGCGTACCCGGATCATCACCGGCCGGGCCCTCGACGTGCTGCCGCGCCTCGCGGACGGCGTCTACGACCTGGTCTTCGCGGACGCGGCGGCGACCGGCTTCGCGGCGTACGTGGACGCGGCGCTGCGGCTGCTGCGCCCCGGCGGGGTGCTCGCGCTCAACGGCGCGCTGGCCGCCGGCCGGATCGGCGATCCGGCCGCGCGGGACGTGGAGACGGTCACCGTCCGGGAGACGATCAAGGCGATCCGCGAGTCGGAGCACTGGGTGCCCGCGCTGCTGCCGGTCGGCCACGGCCTGCTCGCCGCCGTGAAGAGCTGA
- a CDS encoding leucyl aminopeptidase family protein, translating to MLAIRLVSGPTRPDTLVLPVRPGGPDAPPVLAPTAVPTGDDVHAEATALLPAARLTGAVGEVREHLRPGGAPSRLWLLGVGDGDEPDWRSAGAALARAGKDETQITISVSDGAAALRGLVEGLLLGSYRFRLTEAGPRPALAQVDLLVADPEALADTLAAARTTAEMTALARDLTNTPSSTKHPEWFADQVTAAASGRPDLHLRVRGPRELADEGFGGILAVGGGSARGPRLVELDWRPAGARTHVVLVGKGITFDTGGISIKPVPAMKLMRKDMAGAAAVVAATLGAAALRLPVRVTTLTPLAENMVSGSAFRPGDVIRHYGGLTSESTNSDAEGRLVLADAMAYAVRELKPDLLVDLATLTGANAVALGKRHAALYSENDDLAAGLLAGITAAGERAWRMPLADDYLEYLASDLADLHSSPARGAGSVVAALFLREFTGDLRDRWAHLDMSAPSWSDDVHGELVKGATGWGVRGLLRWLATLG from the coding sequence GTGCTGGCCATTCGTCTGGTGAGCGGGCCCACCCGGCCCGACACCCTCGTCCTGCCCGTGCGTCCCGGTGGGCCGGACGCCCCGCCCGTGCTGGCGCCGACCGCCGTCCCGACCGGCGACGACGTGCACGCCGAGGCGACCGCGTTGCTGCCCGCCGCCCGCCTCACCGGCGCGGTCGGCGAGGTGCGCGAGCACCTGCGCCCGGGCGGCGCCCCGAGCCGCCTCTGGCTGCTCGGCGTCGGCGACGGCGACGAGCCGGACTGGCGCTCCGCCGGGGCCGCCCTGGCCCGCGCCGGCAAGGATGAGACGCAGATCACGATCTCGGTTTCCGACGGGGCCGCGGCGCTGCGCGGCCTGGTCGAGGGCCTGCTGCTCGGCTCCTACCGCTTCCGTCTCACCGAGGCCGGCCCGCGCCCCGCGCTGGCCCAGGTCGACCTGCTGGTGGCCGACCCGGAGGCGCTGGCCGACACGCTCGCCGCGGCCCGGACCACCGCCGAGATGACCGCGCTGGCCCGCGACCTCACCAACACCCCGTCCTCGACGAAGCACCCGGAGTGGTTCGCCGACCAGGTGACCGCCGCCGCGTCCGGCCGCCCCGACCTGCACCTGCGCGTGCGCGGCCCCCGGGAGCTGGCGGACGAGGGCTTCGGCGGGATCCTCGCCGTCGGCGGCGGCTCCGCCCGGGGCCCGCGCCTGGTCGAGCTGGACTGGCGGCCGGCCGGCGCGCGTACCCACGTGGTGCTGGTGGGCAAGGGCATCACGTTCGACACCGGCGGCATCTCGATCAAGCCGGTGCCGGCCATGAAGCTGATGCGCAAGGACATGGCCGGGGCCGCCGCCGTGGTCGCCGCGACGCTGGGCGCCGCCGCGCTGCGCCTGCCGGTCCGGGTCACCACGCTGACCCCGCTCGCCGAGAACATGGTCAGCGGCTCGGCGTTCCGCCCCGGCGACGTCATCCGCCACTACGGCGGGCTGACCAGCGAGAGCACCAACTCCGACGCCGAGGGCCGGCTGGTGCTCGCCGACGCGATGGCGTACGCCGTCCGGGAGCTGAAGCCCGACCTGCTGGTCGACCTGGCCACCCTGACCGGGGCGAACGCGGTGGCCCTGGGCAAGCGGCACGCGGCGCTCTACAGCGAGAACGACGACCTGGCGGCCGGGCTGCTGGCCGGGATCACCGCGGCCGGCGAGCGGGCCTGGCGGATGCCGCTGGCCGACGACTACCTGGAATACCTGGCCAGCGACCTCGCCGACCTGCACAGCTCCCCGGCCCGGGGCGCCGGCTCGGTGGTGGCCGCGCTCTTCCTCCGGGAGTTCACCGGCGACCTGCGGGACCGCTGGGCGCACCTGGACATGTCCGCCCCCTCGTGGTCCGACGACGTGCACGGCGAGCTGGTCAAGGGCGCCACCGGCTGGGGCGTGCGCGGATTGCTGCGCTGGCTGGCGACGCTGGGCTGA
- a CDS encoding DUF3117 domain-containing protein has protein sequence MAAMKPRTGDGPLEVTKEGRGIVMRVPLEGGGRLVVEMTPDEATALGDALKAAAG, from the coding sequence ATGGCGGCGATGAAGCCGCGGACGGGCGACGGTCCGCTGGAGGTCACCAAGGAGGGTCGGGGCATCGTCATGCGGGTCCCGCTGGAGGGTGGTGGCCGGCTCGTCGTCGAGATGACGCCCGACGAGGCCACCGCGCTGGGTGACGCGCTGAAGGCGGCCGCCGGCTGA
- a CDS encoding PaaX family transcriptional regulator C-terminal domain-containing protein: MQARSALFDLYGDHLRARGGRAPVAALVKLLAPLGIAPPAVRTAVSRMVRQGWLEPLRLASGPGYSITPKAGRRLDEAASRIYRTGRHSWDGRFDLLVLAAPASRRDRQRLAANLTFLGYGTLDDCTWVATRPGEDVDLLLAEAGVRFERFTAAHAAGTPGAMGVVRRAWDLTEIGRAYERFVAEQKPLLSGVTVRSSDEEAYAARFRLVHAWRTFLFRDPQLPPALLPERWPGTSAAGFFDRHAARLRPAADRYVEQCLDASNRLARQKGR, translated from the coding sequence ATGCAGGCACGGTCGGCACTCTTCGACCTGTACGGCGACCACCTCCGCGCCCGGGGTGGCCGTGCACCGGTCGCCGCCCTGGTCAAGCTGCTGGCGCCACTCGGGATAGCTCCACCGGCGGTCCGCACCGCGGTCTCCCGGATGGTCCGCCAGGGCTGGCTGGAACCCCTCCGGCTCGCCTCCGGGCCGGGATATTCGATCACCCCGAAAGCGGGCCGTCGACTGGACGAGGCGGCCTCCCGGATCTACCGGACCGGTCGGCACAGTTGGGACGGACGGTTCGATCTTCTCGTCCTCGCGGCACCCGCCTCCCGGCGGGACCGGCAGCGACTCGCCGCCAACCTCACCTTCCTCGGCTACGGCACCCTCGACGACTGCACCTGGGTGGCCACCCGCCCCGGCGAGGACGTCGACCTGCTGCTCGCCGAGGCGGGCGTGCGCTTCGAGCGGTTCACCGCCGCGCACGCGGCCGGCACCCCCGGCGCGATGGGGGTGGTCCGCCGGGCCTGGGACCTGACCGAGATCGGCCGGGCCTACGAACGCTTCGTCGCCGAGCAGAAGCCGTTGCTCTCCGGCGTCACCGTCCGCAGCAGCGACGAGGAGGCGTACGCGGCCCGGTTCCGGCTCGTGCACGCGTGGCGTACCTTCCTCTTCCGGGACCCGCAACTGCCCCCGGCGCTGCTCCCCGAGCGCTGGCCGGGCACCAGCGCGGCCGGGTTCTTCGACCGCCACGCGGCCCGGCTCCGGCCGGCCGCCGACCGGTACGTCGAGCAGTGCCTCGACGCCAGCAACCGCCTCGCCCGACAGAAGGGTCGTTAG
- a CDS encoding enoyl-CoA hydratase/isomerase family protein — MTEPLLVDRTDAVVTLTLNRPTAMNSLDVALKEALRDVLAELETDRSCRAVVLAGAGGSFSAGQDLREHVRTLESADAKPLDTVRAHYNPIAARLANLPKPVVAAVRGMAAGAGASLAFLADFRIGGPKTRFLMAFAGVGLAADTGASWTLPRLVGHAKAVELLMLAEPVGAEDACRLGLLTKLVDDDEQVLPSAQELAARLAAGPTVAYGAIKRQLSIADAGTLADALAAEAQAQAICGATSDHKAATIAFVNKQKPVFEGR; from the coding sequence GTGACCGAGCCGCTGCTCGTCGACCGCACCGACGCCGTCGTCACCCTGACGCTGAACCGCCCGACGGCGATGAACTCGCTCGACGTGGCGCTCAAGGAGGCGCTCCGGGACGTCCTGGCCGAGCTGGAGACCGACCGCTCCTGCCGGGCGGTCGTGCTGGCCGGCGCGGGCGGCTCGTTCAGCGCCGGGCAGGACCTGCGGGAGCACGTGCGGACGCTGGAGTCGGCCGACGCCAAGCCGCTCGACACGGTGCGGGCGCACTACAACCCGATCGCCGCCCGGCTGGCCAACCTGCCCAAGCCGGTCGTCGCGGCGGTACGCGGGATGGCCGCCGGCGCCGGCGCGTCGCTGGCGTTCCTGGCCGACTTCCGCATCGGCGGCCCGAAGACCCGGTTCCTGATGGCGTTCGCCGGCGTCGGGCTCGCCGCCGACACCGGCGCCTCCTGGACGCTGCCCCGCCTGGTCGGCCACGCCAAGGCGGTCGAGCTGCTGATGCTCGCCGAGCCGGTCGGCGCCGAGGACGCCTGCCGGCTGGGCCTGCTCACCAAGCTGGTGGACGACGACGAGCAGGTGCTCCCGTCCGCGCAGGAGCTGGCCGCCCGGCTCGCCGCCGGCCCGACCGTCGCCTACGGGGCGATCAAGCGCCAACTCTCCATCGCCGACGCCGGCACGCTCGCCGACGCGTTGGCCGCCGAGGCGCAGGCCCAGGCGATCTGCGGGGCCACCAGCGACCACAAGGCGGCAACCATCGCGTTCGTCAACAAGCAGAAGCCGGTCTTCGAGGGCCGCTGA